A region of Microbacterium suwonense DNA encodes the following proteins:
- the ettA gene encoding energy-dependent translational throttle protein EttA — MAEYIYSMVRARKAVGDKLILDDVTMAFLPGAKIGMVGPNGAGKSTILKIMAGLDTPSNGEARLSPGYSVGILMQEPELDESKTVIENIQDGVAIKAKVDRFNEISALMADPDADFDTLLAEMGVLQEEIDAADGWDLDSQLEQAMDALRTPPADAEIGPLSGGERRRVALAKLLLQKPDLLLLDEPTNHLDAESVLWLEQHLKEYKGAVIAVTHDRYFLDHVAEWIAEVDRGRLLGYEGNYSTYLEQKAARLDIQGKKDAKLAKRLKDELEWVRSSAKGRQTKSKARLARYEEMAAEAERTRKLDFEEIQIPAGPRLGSIVIEAKKLQKGFGDRMLIDGLSFSLPPNGIVGVIGPNGVGKTTLFKTIVGLEPLDGGDLKIGETVKISYVDQTRANIDPNKTLWEVVSDGLDFITVGKTEIPSRAYVSKFGFKGPDQQKKAGVLSGGERNRLNLALTLKEGGNLLLLDEPTNDLDVETLSSLENALLEFPGCAVVITHDRWFLDRIATHILAYEGTDENPSQWHWFEGNFEAYEKNKIERLGPDAARPHRTTHRKLTRD, encoded by the coding sequence GTGGCCGAGTACATCTATTCCATGGTGCGAGCCCGCAAGGCGGTGGGTGACAAGCTCATCCTCGATGACGTCACCATGGCGTTCCTGCCCGGGGCGAAGATCGGCATGGTTGGTCCGAACGGTGCGGGAAAGTCCACGATCTTGAAGATCATGGCAGGTCTGGACACGCCGTCGAACGGCGAAGCCAGGCTCAGCCCCGGCTACTCCGTGGGCATCCTCATGCAGGAGCCGGAGCTCGACGAGTCCAAGACCGTCATCGAGAACATTCAGGATGGCGTCGCCATCAAGGCCAAGGTCGATCGCTTCAACGAGATCTCGGCGCTGATGGCCGACCCCGACGCCGATTTCGACACCCTGCTCGCCGAGATGGGCGTGCTGCAGGAGGAGATCGACGCGGCCGATGGCTGGGACCTGGACTCGCAGCTCGAGCAGGCCATGGATGCCCTGCGCACCCCACCAGCGGATGCCGAGATCGGCCCGCTCTCGGGCGGTGAGAGGCGCCGTGTGGCGCTGGCGAAGCTGCTGCTGCAGAAGCCCGATCTGCTGCTGCTCGACGAGCCCACCAACCACCTCGACGCCGAGAGCGTGCTCTGGCTCGAGCAGCACCTCAAGGAGTACAAGGGTGCCGTCATCGCCGTCACGCACGACCGGTACTTCCTCGACCACGTCGCCGAGTGGATCGCCGAGGTCGACCGTGGCCGGCTGCTCGGGTACGAGGGAAACTACTCGACCTATCTGGAGCAGAAGGCGGCGCGCCTGGACATCCAGGGCAAGAAGGACGCCAAGCTCGCCAAGCGGCTCAAGGACGAGCTGGAGTGGGTACGCTCCAGCGCCAAGGGCCGGCAGACCAAGTCGAAGGCGCGCCTGGCACGCTACGAGGAGATGGCTGCCGAGGCAGAGCGCACCAGGAAGCTCGACTTCGAAGAGATCCAGATCCCGGCCGGCCCGCGCCTGGGATCGATCGTGATCGAGGCGAAGAAGCTGCAGAAGGGCTTCGGCGACCGGATGCTGATCGATGGGCTGAGCTTCAGCCTGCCGCCGAACGGCATCGTCGGGGTCATCGGCCCGAACGGCGTGGGAAAGACCACCCTGTTCAAGACCATCGTGGGGCTCGAGCCCCTGGACGGGGGCGATCTGAAGATCGGCGAGACGGTCAAGATCAGCTACGTCGATCAGACGCGAGCGAACATCGACCCGAACAAGACGCTGTGGGAGGTCGTGTCGGACGGCCTCGACTTCATCACCGTCGGCAAGACCGAGATTCCCTCGCGCGCCTACGTGTCGAAGTTCGGTTTCAAGGGCCCCGACCAGCAGAAGAAGGCCGGCGTGCTCTCCGGCGGTGAGCGCAACCGCCTCAACCTCGCGCTCACGCTCAAGGAGGGCGGCAACCTGCTGCTGCTCGACGAACCGACCAACGACCTCGACGTCGAGACCCTCAGCTCGCTCGAGAACGCGCTGCTGGAGTTCCCCGGCTGCGCTGTGGTCATCACGCACGACCGGTGGTTCCTCGACCGCATCGCCACGCACATCCTCGCCTACGAGGGCACCGATGAGAACCCCTCGCAGTGGCACTGGTTCGAGGGCAACTTCGAGGCGTATGAGAAGAACAAGATTGAGCGGCTGGGGCCGGATGCGGCGCGTCCGCACCGCACGACTCACCGCAAGCTGACCCGCGACTAG